A window from Acropora palmata chromosome 14, jaAcrPala1.3, whole genome shotgun sequence encodes these proteins:
- the LOC141865920 gene encoding uncharacterized protein LOC141865920, which translates to MAVLVRFCCCGCSLKTGVLVIALLGLIGGGYNTYSSFSSAIGLSRASDEVLSPPSAKNLPVLTSLLYTNGAFSIIEVLTCFALVAACGSKNRFFVLPYVVLHVILLGYTLGVAIYFMAVWNLIDLIVTLTISWLLSIYFLIVVYSFHESLREDPSGVNAGFFPDNPMEVAPNANYAV; encoded by the exons ATGGCTGTTTTAGTTCGATTCTGCTGCTGTGGGTGCAGCCTCAAGACTGGAGTTCTTGTGATTGCTTTGTTAGGTTTG ATTGGCGGAGGGTATAACACCTATTCAAGCTTCAGTAGTGCAATTGGTCTTTCCAGAGCGAGCGACGAGGTCCTGTCTCCTCCTTCAGCTAAGAATTTGCCAG TTCTTACCAGCTTGCTCTACACAAATGGTGCCTTTAGTATTATTGAAGTATTGACATGCTTCGCTCTCGTGGCAGCCTGCGGCTCG AAAAATCGTTTCTTCGTTCTACCATATGTTGTGCTGCACGTTATTTTGCTTGGCTACACTCTGGGTGTGGCGATTTACTTTATGGCTGTCTGGAACTTG ATCGATCTTATTGTGACTCTCACAATTTCATGGTTGCTTTCG ATTTATTTTCTCATCGTGGTGTACTCGTTTCACGAATCCCTTCGCGAGGACCCGTCTGGAGTCAATGCGGGATTTTTTCCAGATAACCCGATG GAAGTTGCACCAAATGCCAATTATGCTGTTTAA
- the LOC141865831 gene encoding zinc finger protein 367-like, with amino-acid sequence MADFLSSLQKSGVFFPQPGSNLFSVAKPQLRPVPNLEDLYGQFNTHQSQRSSVIVWNPPTTPTNQFSPPTPPQTPTSPQGKTPADLSPKSPNNAPPRGRPRADVLNVLIEEGQNSYSSIRCDVCNRVFPREKSLQAHKRTHSGERPYVCDFPNCGKAFVQSGQLKTHQRLHTGEKPFACTVEGCATRFTHANRHCNLHPYASLKRVYTDIPLKEILKNENSEPNEYKAAVKQWLVNYESEKEERNPTRVEEKVLKRKLEKEIARQQVMERKKSRVEARKRMADARERWYGAIALVELADAQLNCN; translated from the coding sequence ATGGCTGACTTCCTTTCGTCTCTTCAAAAAAGCGGTGTTTTCTTTCCCCAGCCTGGAAGCAACTTATTTTCGGTGGCAAAACCGCAGCTTAGGCCAGTTCCAAACTTGGAAGATCTCTACGGACAGTTTAACACGCACCAGAGCCAACGGAGTTCGGTGATAGTGTGGAATCCACCAACAACACCAACCAACCAGTTCTCGCCGCCTACACCACCTCAAACTCCAACTTCACCACAAGGAAAAACCCCGGCCGATCTCTCTCCGAAATCGCCGAATAATGCTCCCCCGAGAGGTCGACCTAGGGCCGATGTCTTGAACGTTTTGATCGAAGAAGGTCAAAACTCGTACTCATCAATTCGCTGCGATGTTTGCAACAGAGTTTTCCCGCGCGAGAAATCCCTTCAAGCACACAAGAGAACTCACAGCGGAGAGAGACCGTACGTTTGTGATTTCCCAAACTGTGGAAAAGCCTTCGTTCAGAGCGGGCAACTAAAGACCCATCAACGACTGCACACTGGAGAGAAGCCATTTGCTTGCACCGTAGAAGGTTGCGCGACACGTTTTACTCATGCTAATCGTCACTGCAACCTTCACCCCTATGCCAGCCTCAAGCGAGTTTATACTGACATTCCTCTGAAGGAGATCTTGAAGAATGAAAATTCAGAACCTAACGAGTACAAAGCGGCTGTAAAGCAGTGGCTAGTGAACTATGAGTCGGAAAAGGAAGAACGGAATCCAACAAGGGTGGAAGAAAAGGTATTAAAGCGAAAGCTGGAAAAGGAAATTGCACGACAGCAAGTTATGGAGAGAAAGAAATCGCGGGTTGAAGCACGTAAAAGAATGGCAGATGCCAGAGAAAGATGGTATGGAGCTATCGCTCTTGTTGAACTTGCTGACGCCCAGTTAAACTGTAATTAG